The following coding sequences are from one Humulus lupulus chromosome X, drHumLupu1.1, whole genome shotgun sequence window:
- the LOC133806082 gene encoding uncharacterized protein LOC133806082, whose translation MSTDVARAHGGDAGGDPPPDPTRIPTTCESGIPTKKKGRGAAIGKDLEERRRKNGKPLEVTFFPRTYKVVGGEHAAFVRLVGTQIKTKVPGHYGSWELVPKQYKDQVLGIIQYYYQIAGREDFLKCLDGIDREMKDRYRNRKTLRHKHFEKHYNGPEDWDKVLNNPTNDVNKEEWKQNCQLFTSPQFIARSIMNKENRKKQKYSTTQGTKSLAAIRFEKTNPDLIESWKDYHWKKATNDFMNDDARQDYADFELQT comes from the exons atgtcaacagatgtggctagagctcacggtggagacgctggcggtgatcctccaccggatcctactaggatcccgactACATGCGAGTCAG gaATCCCAACTAAGAAAAAGGGTCGTGGCGCAGCTATTGGAAAAGATCTAGAGGAGAGGCGGCGTAAAAATGGAAAACCACTGGAAGTAACATTTTTCCCACGAACGTACAAGGTTGTTGGGGGCGAGCACGCTGCTTTTGTCCGCCTTGTGGGAACCCAAATTAAAACGAAAGTTCCCGGACATTACGGTTCATGGGAATTAGTGCCTAAACAATACAAGGATCAGGTCCTTGGCATAATTCAG TACTATTATCAAATAGCGGGCCGCGAGGATTTCTTAAAGTGTTTAGATGGTATCGATCGAGAGATGAAAGACCGATACCGTAATAGGAAAACACTAAGACACAAACACTTTGAGAAACACTACAATGGACCGGAGGATTGGGATAAGGTTCTAAACAACCCAACCAATGATGTTAACAAGGAGGAGTGGAAGCAGAACtgtcagttatttacaagtcCACAATTTATTGCGCGCTCCATAATGAATAAGGAAAATCGGAAGAAACAAAAGTATTCTACAACGCAGGGTACAAAATCGCTGGCAGCCATCCGTTTTGAAAAA ACGAACCCGGACCTCATTGAGTCATGGAAGGATTATCATTGGAAGAAAGCAACAAATGATTTCATGAACGATGATGCtcgccaagattat gctgattttgagttacaaactTAG